The following are encoded in a window of Halorarum salinum genomic DNA:
- a CDS encoding site-2 protease family protein, with the protein MSDAAPREVPRPPELDAVFHLSEVRTDGERVLYYGISDVGERALVERVWPAFRERGYDVQVVQTDRGLDVVVARPYSAGIDGVPWTNVLLFCATLLSTLLVGATAWYYIPFSAIRQDPTAALQAWPFTAAVLGVLLTHELGHYVMGRYHEVDVSLPYVIPFILPFGTMGAIIRMRGQMPDREALFDIGVAGPLAGLVATVVVTVIGLLLGPFTVPAEMVQQGGRVIVFNNPPLLDIIAGAMGQRTDYGDPRRTAHPVIMGAWVGMFFTVLNLLPVGQLDGGHIVRAMVGERQETVAALVPAALFGVSAYLYYVRDLGVNESVGLWAFWGLFSAFIAYRGPADPVDDSSLGWRRMALGLFTFALGLLCFMLVPIQVTTL; encoded by the coding sequence ATGAGCGATGCGGCACCGAGGGAGGTCCCTCGCCCTCCGGAACTGGACGCCGTCTTCCACCTTTCCGAGGTCCGAACGGACGGCGAACGCGTGCTCTACTACGGCATCAGCGACGTCGGCGAACGGGCGCTCGTCGAGCGCGTCTGGCCGGCGTTCCGCGAGCGGGGCTACGACGTGCAGGTCGTCCAGACGGACCGCGGCCTCGACGTGGTCGTCGCCCGCCCGTACTCCGCCGGCATCGACGGCGTCCCGTGGACGAACGTCCTGCTGTTCTGTGCGACGCTGCTGTCGACGCTGCTCGTCGGCGCGACCGCCTGGTACTACATCCCGTTCTCGGCGATCCGGCAGGACCCGACCGCCGCCCTGCAGGCGTGGCCGTTCACCGCCGCCGTCCTCGGGGTGCTGTTGACCCACGAACTCGGCCACTACGTCATGGGACGGTACCACGAGGTCGACGTCTCGCTGCCGTACGTCATCCCCTTCATCCTCCCGTTCGGGACGATGGGCGCCATCATCCGGATGCGCGGGCAGATGCCCGACCGGGAGGCGCTGTTCGACATCGGGGTCGCCGGACCGCTCGCGGGCCTGGTGGCGACGGTCGTCGTCACGGTCATCGGCCTGCTGCTCGGCCCGTTCACGGTCCCGGCAGAGATGGTCCAGCAGGGCGGCCGCGTCATCGTGTTCAACAACCCGCCGCTGCTCGACATCATCGCGGGGGCGATGGGCCAGCGGACCGACTACGGCGACCCCCGGCGGACGGCCCACCCGGTCATCATGGGCGCGTGGGTGGGGATGTTCTTCACCGTCCTGAACCTCCTCCCGGTCGGCCAACTCGACGGCGGCCACATCGTTCGCGCGATGGTCGGCGAACGTCAGGAAACCGTCGCGGCGCTGGTCCCGGCGGCGCTGTTCGGCGTCTCGGCGTACCTCTACTACGTACGCGACCTCGGCGTCAACGAGTCGGTCGGCCTCTGGGCGTTCTGGGGGCTGTTCTCGGCGTTCATCGCCTACCGCGGCCCGGCCGACCCCGTGGACGACTCCTCGCTCGGCTGGCGACGGATGGCGCTCGGTCTGTTCACCTTCGCGCTCGGGTTGCTGTGTTTCATGCTCGTGCCCATCCAGGTGACGACGCTGTAA
- a CDS encoding DUF7123 family protein, translated as MSATANPSTESDVDSPSKEERLKGFLLGKAQDGELYFKSKFIADEVGLSPKEIGALMVKLTDSATELDIEKWSYTSATTWRVEPA; from the coding sequence ATGAGCGCAACCGCGAACCCCTCCACCGAATCCGACGTCGATAGCCCCTCCAAGGAAGAGCGCCTGAAGGGCTTCCTGCTCGGGAAGGCCCAGGACGGCGAACTCTACTTCAAGAGCAAGTTCATCGCCGACGAGGTCGGCCTCTCCCCCAAGGAGATCGGCGCCCTCATGGTGAAGCTCACCGACTCCGCGACCGAGTTGGACATCGAGAAGTGGTCGTACACGAGCGCGACCACGTGGCGGGTCGAACCCGCGTAG
- a CDS encoding molybdopterin synthase: protein MQALCIVGPDAGAVLDSLAARLDGRVATVRHGDVAPDLGPEDAEIRLGEDGSWHATGTGDTFEALLDRLAPEYDYALVAGFSRLRLPTVVVGDESVPGEVVERVDEIGDLDLDALAPRIDDVEPHVTLETLVRRVKSHPDAERSGAIATFTGRVRAKDAPDDDRTTHLAFEKYEGVAEERLVAIERELAEREGVFAVATHHRVGVVEDGEDIVFVVVLAGHRTEAFRTVEDGIDRLKDKVPIFKKETTTDEEFWVHERA from the coding sequence ATGCAGGCGCTGTGCATCGTCGGCCCCGACGCCGGAGCGGTCCTCGACTCGCTCGCGGCCCGCCTCGACGGGCGGGTGGCCACGGTCCGACACGGCGACGTCGCCCCCGACCTCGGTCCGGAGGACGCCGAGATCCGCCTCGGCGAGGACGGGTCCTGGCACGCGACCGGAACCGGCGACACGTTCGAGGCGCTCCTGGATCGGCTCGCGCCCGAATACGACTATGCGCTCGTCGCCGGGTTCTCGCGGCTCCGGCTCCCCACCGTCGTCGTCGGCGACGAGTCGGTCCCGGGCGAGGTCGTAGAGCGGGTGGACGAGATCGGCGACCTCGACCTCGACGCGCTCGCGCCCCGGATCGACGACGTCGAGCCGCACGTCACGCTCGAGACGCTCGTCCGCCGGGTCAAGTCCCACCCCGACGCCGAGCGGTCGGGCGCGATTGCGACGTTCACGGGCCGCGTCCGCGCGAAGGACGCGCCGGACGACGACCGGACGACCCACCTCGCGTTCGAGAAGTACGAGGGCGTCGCCGAGGAACGGCTGGTCGCCATCGAGCGGGAACTGGCCGAGCGCGAGGGCGTCTTCGCCGTGGCGACCCACCACCGCGTCGGCGTCGTCGAGGACGGCGAGGACATCGTCTTCGTCGTCGTGCTGGCGGGCCACCGGACCGAGGCGTTCCGGACCGTCGAGGACGGCATCGACCGCCTCAAGGACAAGGTGCCGATCTTCAAGAAGGAGACGACCACCGACGAGGAGTTCTGGGTCCACGAGCGCGCGTGA
- the pyrH gene encoding UMP kinase, whose protein sequence is MRVVVSLGGSVLAPELDPERVAGHAAVVERLADEGCELGAVVGGGGTAREYIGAARELGANEVQLDQIGIDVTRINARLLVAALDRRADPTPAHDYDEAGDAIRRGDISVMGGVMPGQTTDAVAAALAEYVDADLLVYATGADGIYDADPNEVADAEQYGELTPAELVEVIAPMSRHAGASAPVDILAAKLIERAGMRTIVLDGNDPSAVEDAVLRGEHTGTDIVPSGGDEPTYWAQR, encoded by the coding sequence ATGAGAGTCGTCGTTTCCCTCGGCGGGAGCGTGCTCGCGCCCGAACTCGATCCCGAGCGGGTGGCGGGCCACGCCGCCGTCGTCGAACGCCTCGCGGACGAGGGCTGCGAACTCGGCGCGGTCGTCGGCGGGGGCGGCACCGCCCGGGAGTACATCGGCGCCGCGCGCGAACTCGGCGCGAACGAGGTCCAGCTAGACCAGATCGGCATCGACGTGACCCGCATCAACGCGCGGCTGCTCGTCGCGGCGCTCGACCGGCGCGCCGACCCCACGCCAGCCCACGACTACGACGAGGCGGGCGACGCAATCCGGCGCGGCGACATCTCGGTCATGGGCGGGGTGATGCCCGGGCAGACGACCGACGCCGTCGCCGCCGCGCTCGCCGAGTACGTCGACGCCGACCTGCTCGTCTACGCCACCGGCGCGGACGGCATCTACGACGCCGACCCGAACGAGGTGGCCGACGCCGAGCAGTACGGCGAACTCACCCCGGCCGAACTGGTCGAGGTCATCGCGCCGATGAGCCGGCACGCCGGCGCCTCCGCCCCGGTCGACATCCTCGCGGCGAAGCTCATCGAGCGCGCGGGCATGCGAACCATCGTGCTCGACGGCAACGACCCGTCGGCGGTCGAGGACGCGGTGCTTCGCGGCGAGCACACGGGCACCGACATCGTCCCGTCGGGCGGGGACGAGCCGACCTACTGGGCGCAGCGATGA
- the lysS gene encoding lysine--tRNA ligase: MSADADGTGPNGEPTDAGGNDGVRVDPHAVGRGGGGGGDGEYRAFWADEVADEIEARDPDEPIVVKGGVSPSGIAHLGNFNEIIRGYFVAEVLRERGHAVRQVFTSDDRDALRKLPRKLADTDGNVVDLGDVNAAALGENLGKPYTDIPDPFEDGHGSYAAHFAALLEADAESLGIPVEMVSNTELYAEGAFDDVVEHVLRNLDRAREVLTEYQDKVDEDYVPFMARCEQCGTLTQDVTAVNVDERTVEYRCSGIEAGGRYIEGCGHEGTASFREGKLPWRFEWPAQWRVLGVDFEPFGKDHAEGSWPSGVDVARNVLGIEPPVPMVYEWFTLNGESLSSSSGHVVTVQELLDLIEPEVLRYFFVRNPKKAKDLNVERLDLLVDEFDRFERIYFGEEAADEDLTAFAERAYPFVVDEVRPDRVRLPYTFAAVLGMVEDRDFRVKLARDEGHFTEDTPERAIEDALDRVERARRWAERNDNEYNYRLQTDLPEHAFDADVEAALADLADFVAEGHDGEAIQGEIYETARRHDVEVSEFFEAGYRLFFDETQGPRLGEFLGELEREFVVARLRREG; this comes from the coding sequence ATGAGCGCGGACGCGGACGGAACGGGACCGAACGGCGAGCCGACGGACGCCGGGGGGAACGACGGGGTCCGCGTCGACCCGCACGCGGTCGGCCGCGGCGGGGGCGGCGGCGGCGACGGCGAGTACCGCGCGTTCTGGGCCGACGAGGTGGCCGACGAGATCGAGGCGCGCGACCCCGACGAGCCGATCGTCGTCAAGGGCGGCGTCTCGCCGTCGGGCATCGCCCACCTGGGCAACTTCAACGAGATCATCCGGGGCTACTTCGTCGCCGAGGTGCTCCGCGAGCGGGGCCACGCGGTCCGGCAGGTGTTCACCAGCGACGACAGGGACGCGCTTCGGAAGCTCCCCCGAAAGCTGGCGGACACCGACGGAAACGTCGTCGACCTCGGCGACGTCAACGCCGCCGCGCTCGGCGAGAACCTCGGGAAGCCGTACACCGACATCCCGGACCCGTTCGAGGACGGCCACGGCTCGTACGCGGCCCACTTCGCCGCGCTGCTCGAGGCCGACGCCGAGTCGCTCGGAATCCCGGTCGAGATGGTCTCGAACACGGAGCTGTACGCCGAGGGGGCGTTCGACGACGTCGTCGAGCACGTCCTCCGGAACCTCGACCGGGCCAGGGAGGTGCTGACGGAGTACCAGGACAAGGTGGACGAGGACTACGTCCCGTTCATGGCCCGGTGCGAGCAGTGCGGCACGCTGACCCAGGACGTCACGGCCGTGAACGTCGACGAGCGGACGGTCGAGTACCGCTGTTCGGGCATCGAGGCGGGCGGCCGGTACATCGAGGGCTGCGGCCACGAGGGGACCGCCTCGTTCCGGGAGGGGAAGCTCCCGTGGCGCTTCGAGTGGCCGGCCCAGTGGCGGGTGCTCGGCGTCGACTTCGAGCCGTTCGGGAAGGACCACGCGGAGGGCTCCTGGCCCAGCGGCGTCGACGTCGCGCGGAACGTCCTCGGCATCGAGCCGCCGGTGCCGATGGTGTACGAGTGGTTCACGCTGAACGGGGAGTCGCTCTCCTCCTCGTCGGGCCACGTCGTCACCGTCCAGGAGCTGCTCGACCTCATCGAGCCGGAGGTGTTGCGCTACTTCTTCGTCCGGAACCCCAAGAAGGCGAAGGATCTCAACGTGGAGCGGCTCGACCTGCTCGTCGACGAGTTCGACCGCTTCGAGCGTATCTACTTCGGCGAGGAGGCGGCCGACGAGGACCTGACGGCGTTCGCCGAGCGGGCGTACCCGTTCGTCGTCGACGAGGTCCGGCCGGACCGCGTCCGACTCCCGTACACCTTCGCGGCCGTGCTCGGCATGGTGGAGGACCGCGACTTCCGGGTGAAGCTGGCCCGCGACGAGGGGCACTTCACCGAGGACACGCCCGAGCGGGCCATCGAGGACGCCCTGGACCGCGTCGAGCGCGCCCGCCGCTGGGCCGAGCGCAACGACAACGAGTACAACTACCGCCTCCAGACGGACCTTCCCGAGCACGCGTTCGACGCCGACGTCGAGGCCGCGCTGGCGGACCTGGCCGACTTCGTGGCCGAGGGGCACGACGGCGAGGCGATCCAGGGCGAGATCTACGAGACGGCGCGGCGGCACGACGTGGAGGTGTCGGAGTTCTTCGAGGCGGGCTACCGGCTGTTCTTCGACGAGACGCAGGGCCCGCGGCTGGGCGAGTTCCTCGGCGAACTCGAGCGCGAGTTCGTGGTGGCGCGGCTCCGGCGCGAGGGGTAG
- the fer gene encoding ferredoxin Fer: MDSPFDVLRVDPDADEEELDRAYRRRVIETHPDQGGSAEEFRRVRAAYERIVASDGEPPEDLEVEAEPTTAETPETTVEYLDYEVLDDHGWALDDDDLFEKAAAADLDAVDHGEFTVEAGETLLEAAENSGFAWPYACRGGACANCAVAVTEGELSQPVDHILPPEMTDRGIRLSCNGMPTTAELSVVYNVKHIPELDELRLPPHPFERAYPTE, from the coding sequence ATGGACTCCCCGTTCGACGTCCTCCGGGTCGACCCAGACGCGGACGAGGAGGAACTCGACCGGGCCTACCGCCGACGGGTGATCGAGACGCACCCGGACCAGGGGGGTTCGGCCGAGGAGTTCCGGCGCGTCAGGGCGGCCTACGAGCGGATCGTCGCGAGCGACGGCGAGCCCCCGGAGGACCTCGAAGTCGAGGCGGAGCCGACGACGGCGGAGACGCCCGAAACCACGGTCGAGTACCTCGACTACGAGGTGCTCGACGACCACGGCTGGGCGCTCGACGACGACGACCTGTTCGAGAAGGCGGCGGCGGCCGACCTCGACGCGGTCGACCACGGGGAGTTCACCGTCGAGGCGGGCGAGACGCTCCTCGAAGCCGCCGAGAACAGCGGGTTCGCCTGGCCCTACGCCTGCCGCGGTGGGGCGTGCGCGAACTGCGCGGTCGCGGTGACGGAGGGCGAGCTCTCACAGCCGGTCGACCACATCCTGCCGCCGGAGATGACCGACCGCGGCATCAGGCTCTCCTGTAACGGGATGCCGACGACGGCGGAACTGTCGGTGGTCTACAACGTCAAGCACATCCCCGAACTCGACGAACTCCGCCTGCCGCCGCACCCGTTCGAACGGGCCTACCCGACCGAGTGA
- a CDS encoding DUF1059 domain-containing protein has protein sequence MVWEYTCPVDGCEFSASGNEEGGVVESAQQHVGDKHGDMPTREEVERHLVGPG, from the coding sequence ATGGTCTGGGAGTACACCTGTCCGGTCGACGGCTGCGAGTTCTCCGCCAGCGGGAACGAGGAGGGCGGGGTCGTGGAGAGCGCACAACAGCACGTGGGCGACAAGCACGGGGATATGCCGACCCGGGAGGAGGTCGAACGGCACCTCGTCGGGCCGGGGTGA
- a CDS encoding PadR family transcriptional regulator, with product MRKSGPPRGLISYLVLELLEEKPRYGYEILKEITEISGGHWEPSYGSVYPILYKFEDEGWAERIEREDEPDRKYFELTDAGREHLAEKRTETGGKAREFADVILGFYHVYVAFATDDRFETGAPADEWCFDDTYSGWIVEQMVRHHERDFGEFERVPDTPEEFYGKHGGSWEPAGEGSDGAGRDGEDADGEGTDDGADGGDAGGTEAEGQASDD from the coding sequence ATGCGGAAGAGCGGCCCGCCGCGAGGGCTCATCTCGTATCTCGTGCTCGAACTCCTCGAGGAGAAACCCCGGTACGGTTACGAGATTCTGAAGGAGATCACGGAGATCAGCGGCGGCCACTGGGAGCCCTCGTACGGCTCCGTCTACCCCATCCTCTACAAGTTCGAGGACGAGGGGTGGGCCGAACGCATCGAGCGGGAGGACGAACCGGACCGCAAGTACTTCGAGTTGACCGACGCGGGCCGCGAGCACCTCGCGGAGAAGCGCACCGAGACCGGCGGGAAGGCCCGCGAGTTCGCGGACGTCATCCTCGGCTTCTACCACGTCTACGTCGCGTTCGCCACCGACGACCGCTTCGAGACCGGAGCGCCGGCCGACGAGTGGTGCTTCGACGACACCTACTCGGGGTGGATCGTCGAACAGATGGTCCGCCACCACGAACGGGACTTCGGCGAGTTCGAGCGCGTTCCGGACACCCCCGAGGAGTTCTACGGGAAGCACGGCGGTTCGTGGGAGCCCGCGGGCGAGGGCTCGGACGGGGCCGGTCGGGACGGGGAAGACGCCGACGGGGAGGGGACCGACGACGGCGCCGACGGCGGGGACGCCGGCGGGACGGAAGCCGAGGGGCAGGCGAGCGACGACTAG
- a CDS encoding site-2 protease family protein: MNALLWVLAGVVAYTAILTALNARGYLPESVKVQGPLTTIHTKRGRAFLDWLATPRRLWRAWSNVGVGIALVVMFGMFYFLVQAAVLTIRNPVSTQANEPQNFLVIPGVNDFLPLAVAPEIVFGLLIALVVHEGGHGLLCRVEDIDIESMGVVLLAFVPVGAFVEPDEESQREADRGARSRMFAAGVTNNFFVTLVAFLLLFGPVVGAISAAPGVAVGGAYEGAPAGQAGIEGGDRVTAVAGTPVSNESELRDALAAAPDRSVEVEVNGDESVTVDRRVVVVGAVEGNPAGLSIGEGEEPVDVTAVNGTEVGTYAEFREAAADHEYAELETSAGERTLPLGVYVSEVSEDGALAEATDLNGSFVITRVAGERVVDFADLDTALADHEPGDTVTIRAYVNGTFEEYEVTLGGPEGDPQIGVFGAEGVSGLVVDDFGVRSYPAEAYLALLGGDAGEAPPGIGGLVGSFLGLAYVAILLPLAGAVGYLPYNFAGFYGVFTNFYEVSGPLAAFGETPVFLAANALFWTAWINVQLGIFNCIPGYPLDGGRILRMVAEGIVSRLPVSDRPRLVRTLTTSVGLTMLAALLVIVFGPQFIGG; the protein is encoded by the coding sequence ATGAACGCGCTCCTCTGGGTTCTCGCGGGCGTCGTCGCCTACACCGCGATCCTCACCGCCCTCAACGCGAGGGGGTATCTCCCCGAGTCGGTGAAGGTCCAGGGCCCGCTGACGACGATCCACACCAAGCGCGGCCGGGCGTTCCTCGACTGGCTGGCCACGCCGCGCCGCCTCTGGCGGGCCTGGAGCAACGTCGGGGTCGGCATCGCGCTGGTCGTCATGTTCGGGATGTTCTACTTCCTCGTCCAGGCGGCCGTCCTGACGATCCGGAACCCCGTCTCGACGCAGGCGAACGAGCCCCAGAACTTCCTCGTCATCCCCGGCGTCAACGACTTCCTCCCGCTGGCGGTCGCGCCCGAGATCGTGTTCGGCCTGCTGATCGCGCTCGTCGTCCACGAGGGCGGGCACGGCCTGCTCTGCCGCGTGGAGGACATCGACATCGAGTCGATGGGCGTCGTCCTGCTCGCGTTCGTCCCCGTCGGCGCGTTCGTCGAACCCGACGAGGAGAGCCAGCGGGAGGCCGACCGGGGGGCGCGCTCGCGGATGTTCGCCGCGGGCGTGACGAACAACTTCTTCGTCACGCTCGTCGCCTTCCTGCTCCTGTTCGGCCCGGTGGTCGGCGCCATCTCCGCGGCGCCGGGCGTCGCCGTCGGCGGCGCCTACGAGGGCGCGCCGGCGGGCCAGGCAGGCATCGAGGGCGGCGACCGCGTCACCGCCGTCGCGGGAACGCCCGTGTCGAACGAGTCCGAACTCCGCGACGCGCTCGCGGCCGCCCCCGACCGGTCGGTCGAGGTCGAGGTGAACGGCGACGAGTCGGTCACTGTCGACAGGCGGGTCGTCGTCGTGGGCGCCGTCGAGGGGAACCCGGCGGGGCTCTCGATCGGCGAGGGCGAGGAGCCGGTGGACGTGACGGCCGTGAACGGCACCGAGGTCGGCACCTACGCCGAGTTCCGCGAGGCGGCCGCCGACCACGAGTACGCCGAACTCGAGACCAGCGCCGGCGAGCGGACGCTCCCGCTCGGCGTGTACGTCTCCGAGGTCTCGGAGGACGGGGCGCTGGCCGAGGCGACCGACCTGAACGGCTCGTTCGTGATCACCCGCGTCGCCGGCGAGCGCGTCGTCGACTTCGCGGACCTCGATACCGCCCTCGCCGACCACGAACCCGGCGACACGGTGACGATCCGGGCGTACGTGAACGGCACCTTCGAGGAGTACGAGGTGACCCTCGGCGGCCCCGAGGGCGACCCGCAGATCGGCGTCTTCGGCGCGGAGGGCGTCTCCGGGCTCGTCGTCGACGACTTCGGCGTGCGCTCGTACCCCGCGGAGGCGTACCTCGCGCTGCTCGGCGGCGACGCGGGCGAGGCCCCGCCGGGCATCGGCGGGCTCGTGGGCTCGTTCCTGGGGCTCGCGTACGTCGCCATCCTCCTCCCGCTGGCCGGGGCGGTCGGCTACCTGCCGTACAACTTCGCCGGCTTCTACGGCGTGTTCACCAACTTCTACGAGGTGAGCGGCCCGCTCGCGGCGTTCGGGGAGACGCCGGTGTTCCTCGCGGCGAACGCCCTCTTCTGGACCGCCTGGATCAACGTCCAGCTGGGCATCTTCAACTGCATCCCGGGCTACCCGCTCGACGGCGGGCGAATCCTCCGGATGGTGGCGGAGGGTATCGTCTCCAGGCTCCCGGTGTCCGACCGTCCGCGGCTGGTCCGGACGCTCACCACCTCGGTCGGGCTGACGATGCTCGCGGCGCTGCTGGTCATCGTGTTCGGGCCGCAGTTCATCGGCGGGTAG
- a CDS encoding LURP-one-related/scramblase family protein, with protein MFDGSRYEVRQKIAIGNKYVVSEGGEEILASAQKKLRLKEDFRFEDVDTGEEAFRVKADSVLDTSAAYDVEDSRSGERVGSVKRSLKSMLKHEYQLLGPDGDVVATVKEDSWARALVRRWVTTLLPFAYVVEAPDGTEVGRIEGAFSLRDRYSVTVSGDVDPRLVVIAAVVVDAIEEN; from the coding sequence ATGTTCGACGGCTCCCGCTACGAGGTCCGCCAGAAGATCGCCATCGGGAACAAGTACGTCGTCTCGGAGGGGGGCGAGGAGATCCTCGCGTCCGCCCAGAAGAAGCTCCGCCTGAAGGAGGACTTCCGGTTCGAGGACGTCGACACCGGCGAGGAGGCCTTCCGGGTGAAGGCCGACAGCGTGCTCGACACCTCGGCCGCGTACGACGTCGAGGACTCCCGCTCCGGCGAGCGCGTCGGCTCGGTGAAGCGAAGCCTCAAGTCGATGCTGAAACACGAGTACCAGCTGCTCGGCCCCGACGGCGACGTCGTGGCGACGGTGAAGGAGGACAGCTGGGCCCGCGCGCTCGTCCGTCGGTGGGTCACGACGCTGCTCCCGTTCGCGTACGTCGTGGAGGCGCCGGACGGGACCGAGGTCGGCCGCATCGAGGGCGCGTTCTCGCTGCGGGACCGCTACTCGGTGACGGTGTCGGGCGACGTCGACCCGCGGCTGGTCGTCATCGCGGCCGTGGTCGTCGACGCCATCGAGGAGAACTAG
- a CDS encoding heme-binding protein — protein sequence MTEAPQTDEGWYVLHDFREVDWDAWRDAPERERRRAIAEGVDHLERHEALADAEEGASAVFSVLGHKADLLVLHFRPTLDALSTAERRFESTALAEYTTQPASYVSVTEVSGYVSDDYFEGNEDDIDEGLRRYIEGKLKPDIPDDEYVSFYPMSKRRGEEYNWYDLGFEERADLMSGHGDVGRKYAGRIKQVIASSVGFDDHEWGVTLFAADPADIKDIVYEMRFDEASSRYGEFGRFYVGRRFPPGDLGAYLAGESVPTSEHGGDGDHAHAGGEPAHGDHPHGGGHSGDGDHPHGDGSHHGSGDHHGEGHHDGHGGGSEDGDAADDEASIRAELADLDVYAGKPHGEDVFATVLYSEADPDELFAEVEGLRENFDHYGTHVKTAVYSGTGTDREAVVSIWETASAAETAAGFLSELPDVVARAGEESGFGTMGMFYAVKPEHREDFVGKFETVGEVLADTEGHHGTDLMVNREDENDMFIASQWASREDAMGFFRSEEFRETVEWGRDVLADRPRHVFLA from the coding sequence ATGACCGAAGCCCCGCAGACGGACGAAGGGTGGTACGTGCTCCACGACTTCCGCGAGGTCGACTGGGACGCCTGGCGGGACGCCCCCGAGCGCGAGCGCCGGCGGGCGATCGCGGAGGGCGTCGACCACCTCGAACGCCACGAGGCCCTCGCGGACGCCGAGGAGGGCGCCTCGGCCGTCTTCTCCGTGCTCGGGCACAAGGCCGACCTGCTCGTGCTCCACTTCCGGCCGACGCTCGACGCGCTCTCGACGGCCGAGCGCCGGTTCGAGTCCACCGCGCTGGCCGAGTACACGACCCAGCCCGCCTCCTACGTCTCCGTGACCGAAGTGTCGGGGTACGTGTCGGACGACTACTTCGAGGGGAACGAGGACGACATCGACGAGGGCCTCCGCCGCTACATCGAGGGGAAACTGAAGCCGGACATCCCCGACGACGAGTACGTCTCCTTCTACCCGATGAGCAAGCGGCGCGGCGAGGAGTACAACTGGTACGACCTGGGCTTCGAGGAGCGCGCCGACCTGATGTCGGGCCACGGCGACGTCGGCCGGAAGTACGCGGGCAGGATCAAGCAGGTCATCGCCTCCTCCGTGGGGTTCGACGACCACGAGTGGGGCGTCACCCTGTTCGCGGCCGACCCCGCCGACATCAAAGACATCGTCTACGAGATGCGCTTCGACGAGGCGTCCTCGCGCTACGGCGAGTTCGGACGGTTCTACGTCGGCCGGCGCTTCCCGCCGGGCGACCTGGGCGCGTACCTCGCCGGCGAGTCGGTGCCGACGAGCGAGCACGGGGGGGACGGGGACCACGCGCACGCGGGCGGCGAACCCGCCCACGGCGACCATCCGCACGGGGGCGGCCACAGCGGCGACGGCGACCACCCGCACGGCGACGGGAGCCATCACGGGTCGGGTGACCATCACGGCGAGGGCCACCACGACGGCCACGGAGGGGGAAGCGAGGACGGCGACGCGGCGGACGACGAGGCGTCCATCCGCGCGGAACTGGCGGACCTCGACGTCTACGCCGGCAAGCCCCACGGCGAGGACGTGTTCGCCACCGTGCTCTACTCCGAGGCGGACCCGGACGAACTGTTCGCGGAGGTCGAGGGCCTGCGCGAGAACTTCGACCACTACGGCACGCACGTCAAGACCGCCGTCTACTCCGGGACGGGGACCGACCGCGAGGCGGTCGTCTCCATCTGGGAGACCGCCAGCGCCGCCGAGACGGCCGCTGGCTTCCTCTCGGAACTCCCCGACGTCGTCGCGCGTGCCGGCGAGGAGTCCGGCTTCGGGACGATGGGGATGTTCTACGCCGTGAAGCCGGAGCACCGCGAGGACTTCGTGGGGAAGTTCGAGACGGTCGGCGAGGTGCTCGCGGACACCGAGGGGCACCACGGGACCGACCTGATGGTGAACCGCGAGGACGAGAACGACATGTTCATCGCCAGCCAGTGGGCCTCGCGGGAGGACGCGATGGGATTCTTCCGCTCCGAGGAGTTCCGCGAGACGGTCGAGTGGGGCCGCGACGTCCTCGCCGATCGGCCGCGGCACGTCTTCCTGGCCTGA